In a single window of the Magnolia sinica isolate HGM2019 chromosome 7, MsV1, whole genome shotgun sequence genome:
- the LOC131251660 gene encoding uncharacterized protein LOC131251660 isoform X1 encodes MPGLPQKNAQSVGSVSANGIWSKHCGEVTSDQLQKFWSELPPHTRRELLRIDKQTLFEQARKNLYCSRCNGLLLEGFSQIVMYGKSLQQEGGGGYLTSKLGTSKDDESVVVSCSGQDDVQDPSVHPWGGLATTKDGILTLLDCFLDGKSLGALQNVFDSARARERERELLYPDACGGGGRGWISQGIANYGRVHGTRETCALHTARLSCDTLVDFWSALGDETRHSLLRMKEEDFIERLMYRFDSKRFCRDCRRNVIREFKELKELKRMRREPRCTNWFCVADTAFQYEVSEDTVQADWHQSFTDVVGTYHHFEWAVGTGEGKSDILEFEDVGTNGSVQVNGLDLGGLTACFITLRAWRLDGRCTELTVKAHALKGQPCVHRRLIVGDGFVTITKGESIRSFFEHAEEAEEEEDDDSMDKDGNELDGDGSRPQKHAKSPELAREFLLDAATVIFKEQVEKAFREGTARQNAHSIFVCLALKLLEERVHVACKEIITLEKQMKLLEEEEKEKREEEERKERRRTKEREKKLRRKERLKGKEREREKQCVDEHKQPPIASLVPAKESSFSVHDESHNNSSSGDSISETGDNILSSPLSSDITDEQSSNGIVDGELSITDSNGSFTIEQSKSSRRKFRFKKDVLLDQASRWCERRQPISVNECAVPFDETDQKLHGDMSILYRCINGPHRLSRNNGIKPNARNCGSKFGEKFHCSSNRMRDRHDFHSCRCNLHTDYRSKSGQPVPQIRSVRDFKTGNKAESALDISRPFYHGSRYNNGCYASDSCGVPKGKLATSNIPLSRGDAAHTKKIWEPMDSKKRYPRSNSDPDVTLRSSSYKADAYEGVVCNGNENGCRQPNDTFKSFDEKCSSEFSSNHEDGRKKACNSTPGMQNGCENGFSFLGPKSSCSKNAADDEVEMSSVISTFPFTTASDPLMTTSSSDNCSSWLSEGDSSIGSSGAQNAESSSTSDSEDASQQSEGREISTCGESTFHNCLDVGADGKYKTSGPESFSSGMVTDQLTKSAYNSENSRISVDACSEQQNIPPVHNESMHLPIFPTHSTVGYFHQCAASWAAAPTNGLVPFHQPNRYIYHGPLGYGVPSNPSSTFCMQYGTLQPLTAPMLNVGQVSSYQMANKASIVNSKDHTQNSKCGGAQESNGVDSVVTDHSLERPFSNRWPPQKAPPPGQDGGGRNPARSNNESPTFSLFHFGGPVAVAAGYNSKAVSLKDEVIGDLSLKSSVSPVQSTVACTKKDTTIEEYSLFSASNGARFSFF; translated from the exons ATGCCCGGCCTTCCGCAGAAAAATGCTCAATCCGTCGGATCGGTCTCGGCCAATGGAATCTGGTCTAAGCACTGTGGCGAGGTTACATCCGATCAGCTCCAAAAG TTCTGGAGTGAGCTGCCACCTCACACCCGGCGGGAACTCCTGAGGATTGATAAGCAAACACTCTTTGAGCAAGCTCGTAAGAACCTGTACTGTTCGAGATGCAATGGGTTGCTGCTTGAAGGCTTTTCACAGATTGTCATGTATGGGAAGTCTTTACAGCAGGAAGGAGGGGGTGGGTACCTCACTAGCAAGCTGGGAACCTCAAAAGATGATGAATCGGTGGTAGTCTCTTGCAGTGGTCAAGATGATGTCCAAGACCCATCTGTCCATCCTTGGGGAGGTCTGGCAACAACTAAAGATGGGATACTGACACTTTTAGATTGCTTTCTAGATGGAAAGTCTCTTGGGGCGCTCCAAAAT GTTTTTGACAGTGCACGTGCGAGGGAACGGGAACGCGAGTTGCTTTACCCTGATGCATGCGGTGGGGGTGGTCGGGGTTGGATAAGCCAAGGAATTGCGAATTATGGCAGAGTGCATGGAACCAGAGAAACATGTGCTTTACACACAGCTAGGCTTTCTTGTGACACGCTGGTGGATTTCTGGTCAGCACTGGGTGATGAAACAAGGCACTCTCTACTACGAATGAAAGAGGAGGATTTTATTGAGAGGCTCATGTATAG GTTTGACAGCAAGAGGTTTTGCAGAGATTGCAGAAGGAATGTTATTCGTGAGTTCAAGGAGCTGAAGGAACTGAAGCGCATGCGAAGGGAACCTCGCTGCACCAATTGGTTTTGTGTTGCAGACACAGCCTTTCAGTATGAA GTATCAGAAGACACGGTTCAAGCTGATTGGCACCAATCCTTCACAGATGTGGTTGGAACGTATCATCACTTTGAATGGGCTGTTGGAACCGGAGAAGGAAAATCTGACATTTTGGAGTTTGAAGATGTTGGTACAAATGGAAGTGTTCAAGTGAATGGCCTCGATCTTGGCGGCTTGACCGCATGCTTTATTACATTGAGGGCTTGGAGGCTAGATGGTCGCTGCACCGAACTTACGGTAAAAGCCCACGCATTGAAGGGCCAACCGTGTGTACATCGCAGGCTTATAGTGGGGGATGGGTTCGTTACTATAACAAAGGGAGAAAGTATCAGAAGTTTCTTTGAGCATGCTGAAGAAGCCGAGGAAGAAGAG GATGATGATTCCATGGACAAGGATGGAAATGAGCTGGATGGAGATGGTTCCCGCCCGCAAAAACATGCAAAGAGTCCTGAACTTGCTCGAGAATTTCTTCTAGATGCTGCCACTGTTATTTTCAAAGAGCAG GTAGAAAAGGCTTTCAGAGAAGGAACAGCACGGCAAAATGCACATAGCATATTTGTTTGCCTTGCCTTAAAATTGCTGGAGGAGCGTGTTCATGTTGCATGCAAAGAAATCATCACATTAGAAAAGCAG ATGAAGCTTCTTgaagaagaggagaaagagaagcGTGAAGAAGAAGAGCGTAAGGAGAGGAGGAGaacaaaggaaagagaaaagaaactcagaagaaaagagagactaaaaggaaaagaaagggagagagaaaaacaATGTGTTGACGAACACAAGCAACCTCCCATTGCTTCACTGGTGCCTGCAAAAGAATCATCCTTTAGTGTCCATGATGAGTCACATAACAATTCCAGCTCTGGGGATTCAATTAGTGAAACAGGAGATAATATTCTATCCAGCCCACTTTCTTCTGATATTACAGATGAACAGTCCTCAAATGGGATTGTTGACGGAGAGCTCAGCATAACAGATAGCAATGGTTCTTTTACAATTGAGCAATCAAAATCTTCCAGACGGAAATTTAGATTCAAGAAAGATGTTCTGCTAGATCAAGCTTCCAGGTGGTGTGAGAGACGGCAGCCGATTTCGGTTAACGAGTGTGCTGTTCCGTTTGATGAAACTGACCAAAAGCTACATGGTGACATGTCAATATTGTACAGgtgcatcaatgggccccacaggctGTCAAGAAACAATGGCATAAAGCCCAATGCCAGAAATTGCGGGTCAAAGTTCGGGGAGAAGTTCCACTGCTCCAGCAACAGAATGCGTGATAGACACGATTTCCATTCCTGCAGGTGTAACCTACATACTGATTACAGATCAAAGAGTGGGCAACCTGTCCCTCAGATCAGATCAGTTAGGGATTTTAAAACTGGGAATAAGGCAGAATCTGCATTAGATATATCCAGGCCATTCTATCATGGAAGCAGGTACAACAATGGATGCTATGCATCGGATAGTTGTGGAGTTCCTAAAGGCAAGCTTGCCACAAGCAACATTCCTCTGAGTAGAGGAGATGCTGCTCATACCAAGAAAATCTGGGAACCAATGGACTCGAAGAAAAGATATCCTAGAAGCAACTCGGACCCAGATGTTACCTTACGTTCTTCATCTTACAAAGCTGATGCTTATGAGGGAGTTGTATGCAATGGAAATGAGAATGGGTGCCGACAACCCAATGACACATTCAAGTCATTTGATGAGAAGTGTTCATCTGAATTTTCTAGTAATCATGAAGATGGTAGGAAGAAAGCATGCAACTCTACTCCCGGCATGCAAAATGGCTGCGAGAATGGATTCAGCTTCTTGGGACCAAAATCTTCATGCTCAAAAAATGCAGCAGATGATGAAGTTGAAATGAGTTCTGTCATCTCTACCTTTCCCTTTACTACTGCTTCCGATCCATTAATGACCACTTCCAGTTCAGATAACTGCTCATCTTGGCTTAGCGAGGGTGACAGCAGTATTGGCTCTTCAGGTGCTCAAAATGCAGAATCTTCATCGacatctgattcagaagatgcaAGCCAGCAATCGGAAGGTAGAGAAATTTCAACGTGTGGCGAAAGCACATTTCACAATTGCCTGGATGTTGGGGCAGATGGGAAATATAAGACAAGTGGGCCAGAGTCTTTTTCAAGTGGGATGGTCACTGACCAGCTAACAAAAAGTGCCTATAATTCTGAGAACAGCAGAATCTCAGTGGATGCGTGTTCTGAGCAACAGAACATCCCACCAGTGCACAACGAAAGTATGCATTTGCCAATTTTTCCCACGCATTCAACAGTGGGCTACTTTCATCAATGTGCTGCTTCATGGGCAGCAGCTCCTACCAATGGTTTGGTGCCGTTTCATCAGCCCAATCGCTACATATACCATGGACCACTCGGTTATGGTGTACCATCAAACCCATCATCAACCTTCTGCATGCAATATGGCACTCTGCAACCTTTAACAGCTCCCATGCTCAACGTGGGTCAGGTTTCATCGTATCAGATGGCTAACAAAGCCAGCATTGTGAACTCAAAAGACCATACCCAGAATTCTAAATGTGGTGGAGCGCAAGAATCCAATGGTGTTGATTCAGTAGTCACTGATCATTCTCTTGAGAGACCGTTTTCCAATAGATGGCCGCCACAGAAAGCCCCACCGCCTGGACAAGATGGCGGTGGCAGGAACCCTGCAAGATCCAATAATGAGAGCCCAACCTTTTCGTTGTTCCATTTTGGTGGTCCTGTGGCAGTGGCTGCAGGATACAATTCAAAAGCAGTGTCCTTGAAAGATGAAGTTATTGGAGATCTTTCTTTGAAATCATCGGTGTCTCCTGTTCAGTCCACCGTTGCATGCACTAAAAAGGACACAACTATTGAAGAATACAGCTTGTTCTCTGCGAGCAATGGAGCTCGGTTTTCATTCTTCTGA
- the LOC131251660 gene encoding uncharacterized protein LOC131251660 isoform X2 has product MPGLPQKNAQSVGSVSANGIWSKHCGEVTSDQLQKFWSELPPHTRRELLRIDKQTLFEQARKNLYCSRCNGLLLEGFSQIVMYGKSLQQEGGGGYLTSKLGTSKDDESVVVSCSGQDDVQDPSVHPWGGLATTKDGILTLLDCFLDGKSLGALQNVFDSARARERERELLYPDACGGGGRGWISQGIANYGRVHGTRETCALHTARLSCDTLVDFWSALGDETRHSLLRMKEEDFIERLMYRDCRRNVIREFKELKELKRMRREPRCTNWFCVADTAFQYEVSEDTVQADWHQSFTDVVGTYHHFEWAVGTGEGKSDILEFEDVGTNGSVQVNGLDLGGLTACFITLRAWRLDGRCTELTVKAHALKGQPCVHRRLIVGDGFVTITKGESIRSFFEHAEEAEEEEDDDSMDKDGNELDGDGSRPQKHAKSPELAREFLLDAATVIFKEQVEKAFREGTARQNAHSIFVCLALKLLEERVHVACKEIITLEKQMKLLEEEEKEKREEEERKERRRTKEREKKLRRKERLKGKEREREKQCVDEHKQPPIASLVPAKESSFSVHDESHNNSSSGDSISETGDNILSSPLSSDITDEQSSNGIVDGELSITDSNGSFTIEQSKSSRRKFRFKKDVLLDQASRWCERRQPISVNECAVPFDETDQKLHGDMSILYRCINGPHRLSRNNGIKPNARNCGSKFGEKFHCSSNRMRDRHDFHSCRCNLHTDYRSKSGQPVPQIRSVRDFKTGNKAESALDISRPFYHGSRYNNGCYASDSCGVPKGKLATSNIPLSRGDAAHTKKIWEPMDSKKRYPRSNSDPDVTLRSSSYKADAYEGVVCNGNENGCRQPNDTFKSFDEKCSSEFSSNHEDGRKKACNSTPGMQNGCENGFSFLGPKSSCSKNAADDEVEMSSVISTFPFTTASDPLMTTSSSDNCSSWLSEGDSSIGSSGAQNAESSSTSDSEDASQQSEGREISTCGESTFHNCLDVGADGKYKTSGPESFSSGMVTDQLTKSAYNSENSRISVDACSEQQNIPPVHNESMHLPIFPTHSTVGYFHQCAASWAAAPTNGLVPFHQPNRYIYHGPLGYGVPSNPSSTFCMQYGTLQPLTAPMLNVGQVSSYQMANKASIVNSKDHTQNSKCGGAQESNGVDSVVTDHSLERPFSNRWPPQKAPPPGQDGGGRNPARSNNESPTFSLFHFGGPVAVAAGYNSKAVSLKDEVIGDLSLKSSVSPVQSTVACTKKDTTIEEYSLFSASNGARFSFF; this is encoded by the exons ATGCCCGGCCTTCCGCAGAAAAATGCTCAATCCGTCGGATCGGTCTCGGCCAATGGAATCTGGTCTAAGCACTGTGGCGAGGTTACATCCGATCAGCTCCAAAAG TTCTGGAGTGAGCTGCCACCTCACACCCGGCGGGAACTCCTGAGGATTGATAAGCAAACACTCTTTGAGCAAGCTCGTAAGAACCTGTACTGTTCGAGATGCAATGGGTTGCTGCTTGAAGGCTTTTCACAGATTGTCATGTATGGGAAGTCTTTACAGCAGGAAGGAGGGGGTGGGTACCTCACTAGCAAGCTGGGAACCTCAAAAGATGATGAATCGGTGGTAGTCTCTTGCAGTGGTCAAGATGATGTCCAAGACCCATCTGTCCATCCTTGGGGAGGTCTGGCAACAACTAAAGATGGGATACTGACACTTTTAGATTGCTTTCTAGATGGAAAGTCTCTTGGGGCGCTCCAAAAT GTTTTTGACAGTGCACGTGCGAGGGAACGGGAACGCGAGTTGCTTTACCCTGATGCATGCGGTGGGGGTGGTCGGGGTTGGATAAGCCAAGGAATTGCGAATTATGGCAGAGTGCATGGAACCAGAGAAACATGTGCTTTACACACAGCTAGGCTTTCTTGTGACACGCTGGTGGATTTCTGGTCAGCACTGGGTGATGAAACAAGGCACTCTCTACTACGAATGAAAGAGGAGGATTTTATTGAGAGGCTCATGTATAG AGATTGCAGAAGGAATGTTATTCGTGAGTTCAAGGAGCTGAAGGAACTGAAGCGCATGCGAAGGGAACCTCGCTGCACCAATTGGTTTTGTGTTGCAGACACAGCCTTTCAGTATGAA GTATCAGAAGACACGGTTCAAGCTGATTGGCACCAATCCTTCACAGATGTGGTTGGAACGTATCATCACTTTGAATGGGCTGTTGGAACCGGAGAAGGAAAATCTGACATTTTGGAGTTTGAAGATGTTGGTACAAATGGAAGTGTTCAAGTGAATGGCCTCGATCTTGGCGGCTTGACCGCATGCTTTATTACATTGAGGGCTTGGAGGCTAGATGGTCGCTGCACCGAACTTACGGTAAAAGCCCACGCATTGAAGGGCCAACCGTGTGTACATCGCAGGCTTATAGTGGGGGATGGGTTCGTTACTATAACAAAGGGAGAAAGTATCAGAAGTTTCTTTGAGCATGCTGAAGAAGCCGAGGAAGAAGAG GATGATGATTCCATGGACAAGGATGGAAATGAGCTGGATGGAGATGGTTCCCGCCCGCAAAAACATGCAAAGAGTCCTGAACTTGCTCGAGAATTTCTTCTAGATGCTGCCACTGTTATTTTCAAAGAGCAG GTAGAAAAGGCTTTCAGAGAAGGAACAGCACGGCAAAATGCACATAGCATATTTGTTTGCCTTGCCTTAAAATTGCTGGAGGAGCGTGTTCATGTTGCATGCAAAGAAATCATCACATTAGAAAAGCAG ATGAAGCTTCTTgaagaagaggagaaagagaagcGTGAAGAAGAAGAGCGTAAGGAGAGGAGGAGaacaaaggaaagagaaaagaaactcagaagaaaagagagactaaaaggaaaagaaagggagagagaaaaacaATGTGTTGACGAACACAAGCAACCTCCCATTGCTTCACTGGTGCCTGCAAAAGAATCATCCTTTAGTGTCCATGATGAGTCACATAACAATTCCAGCTCTGGGGATTCAATTAGTGAAACAGGAGATAATATTCTATCCAGCCCACTTTCTTCTGATATTACAGATGAACAGTCCTCAAATGGGATTGTTGACGGAGAGCTCAGCATAACAGATAGCAATGGTTCTTTTACAATTGAGCAATCAAAATCTTCCAGACGGAAATTTAGATTCAAGAAAGATGTTCTGCTAGATCAAGCTTCCAGGTGGTGTGAGAGACGGCAGCCGATTTCGGTTAACGAGTGTGCTGTTCCGTTTGATGAAACTGACCAAAAGCTACATGGTGACATGTCAATATTGTACAGgtgcatcaatgggccccacaggctGTCAAGAAACAATGGCATAAAGCCCAATGCCAGAAATTGCGGGTCAAAGTTCGGGGAGAAGTTCCACTGCTCCAGCAACAGAATGCGTGATAGACACGATTTCCATTCCTGCAGGTGTAACCTACATACTGATTACAGATCAAAGAGTGGGCAACCTGTCCCTCAGATCAGATCAGTTAGGGATTTTAAAACTGGGAATAAGGCAGAATCTGCATTAGATATATCCAGGCCATTCTATCATGGAAGCAGGTACAACAATGGATGCTATGCATCGGATAGTTGTGGAGTTCCTAAAGGCAAGCTTGCCACAAGCAACATTCCTCTGAGTAGAGGAGATGCTGCTCATACCAAGAAAATCTGGGAACCAATGGACTCGAAGAAAAGATATCCTAGAAGCAACTCGGACCCAGATGTTACCTTACGTTCTTCATCTTACAAAGCTGATGCTTATGAGGGAGTTGTATGCAATGGAAATGAGAATGGGTGCCGACAACCCAATGACACATTCAAGTCATTTGATGAGAAGTGTTCATCTGAATTTTCTAGTAATCATGAAGATGGTAGGAAGAAAGCATGCAACTCTACTCCCGGCATGCAAAATGGCTGCGAGAATGGATTCAGCTTCTTGGGACCAAAATCTTCATGCTCAAAAAATGCAGCAGATGATGAAGTTGAAATGAGTTCTGTCATCTCTACCTTTCCCTTTACTACTGCTTCCGATCCATTAATGACCACTTCCAGTTCAGATAACTGCTCATCTTGGCTTAGCGAGGGTGACAGCAGTATTGGCTCTTCAGGTGCTCAAAATGCAGAATCTTCATCGacatctgattcagaagatgcaAGCCAGCAATCGGAAGGTAGAGAAATTTCAACGTGTGGCGAAAGCACATTTCACAATTGCCTGGATGTTGGGGCAGATGGGAAATATAAGACAAGTGGGCCAGAGTCTTTTTCAAGTGGGATGGTCACTGACCAGCTAACAAAAAGTGCCTATAATTCTGAGAACAGCAGAATCTCAGTGGATGCGTGTTCTGAGCAACAGAACATCCCACCAGTGCACAACGAAAGTATGCATTTGCCAATTTTTCCCACGCATTCAACAGTGGGCTACTTTCATCAATGTGCTGCTTCATGGGCAGCAGCTCCTACCAATGGTTTGGTGCCGTTTCATCAGCCCAATCGCTACATATACCATGGACCACTCGGTTATGGTGTACCATCAAACCCATCATCAACCTTCTGCATGCAATATGGCACTCTGCAACCTTTAACAGCTCCCATGCTCAACGTGGGTCAGGTTTCATCGTATCAGATGGCTAACAAAGCCAGCATTGTGAACTCAAAAGACCATACCCAGAATTCTAAATGTGGTGGAGCGCAAGAATCCAATGGTGTTGATTCAGTAGTCACTGATCATTCTCTTGAGAGACCGTTTTCCAATAGATGGCCGCCACAGAAAGCCCCACCGCCTGGACAAGATGGCGGTGGCAGGAACCCTGCAAGATCCAATAATGAGAGCCCAACCTTTTCGTTGTTCCATTTTGGTGGTCCTGTGGCAGTGGCTGCAGGATACAATTCAAAAGCAGTGTCCTTGAAAGATGAAGTTATTGGAGATCTTTCTTTGAAATCATCGGTGTCTCCTGTTCAGTCCACCGTTGCATGCACTAAAAAGGACACAACTATTGAAGAATACAGCTTGTTCTCTGCGAGCAATGGAGCTCGGTTTTCATTCTTCTGA
- the LOC131251660 gene encoding uncharacterized protein LOC131251660 isoform X3, which translates to MYGKSLQQEGGGGYLTSKLGTSKDDESVVVSCSGQDDVQDPSVHPWGGLATTKDGILTLLDCFLDGKSLGALQNVFDSARARERERELLYPDACGGGGRGWISQGIANYGRVHGTRETCALHTARLSCDTLVDFWSALGDETRHSLLRMKEEDFIERLMYRFDSKRFCRDCRRNVIREFKELKELKRMRREPRCTNWFCVADTAFQYEVSEDTVQADWHQSFTDVVGTYHHFEWAVGTGEGKSDILEFEDVGTNGSVQVNGLDLGGLTACFITLRAWRLDGRCTELTVKAHALKGQPCVHRRLIVGDGFVTITKGESIRSFFEHAEEAEEEEDDDSMDKDGNELDGDGSRPQKHAKSPELAREFLLDAATVIFKEQVEKAFREGTARQNAHSIFVCLALKLLEERVHVACKEIITLEKQMKLLEEEEKEKREEEERKERRRTKEREKKLRRKERLKGKEREREKQCVDEHKQPPIASLVPAKESSFSVHDESHNNSSSGDSISETGDNILSSPLSSDITDEQSSNGIVDGELSITDSNGSFTIEQSKSSRRKFRFKKDVLLDQASRWCERRQPISVNECAVPFDETDQKLHGDMSILYRCINGPHRLSRNNGIKPNARNCGSKFGEKFHCSSNRMRDRHDFHSCRCNLHTDYRSKSGQPVPQIRSVRDFKTGNKAESALDISRPFYHGSRYNNGCYASDSCGVPKGKLATSNIPLSRGDAAHTKKIWEPMDSKKRYPRSNSDPDVTLRSSSYKADAYEGVVCNGNENGCRQPNDTFKSFDEKCSSEFSSNHEDGRKKACNSTPGMQNGCENGFSFLGPKSSCSKNAADDEVEMSSVISTFPFTTASDPLMTTSSSDNCSSWLSEGDSSIGSSGAQNAESSSTSDSEDASQQSEGREISTCGESTFHNCLDVGADGKYKTSGPESFSSGMVTDQLTKSAYNSENSRISVDACSEQQNIPPVHNESMHLPIFPTHSTVGYFHQCAASWAAAPTNGLVPFHQPNRYIYHGPLGYGVPSNPSSTFCMQYGTLQPLTAPMLNVGQVSSYQMANKASIVNSKDHTQNSKCGGAQESNGVDSVVTDHSLERPFSNRWPPQKAPPPGQDGGGRNPARSNNESPTFSLFHFGGPVAVAAGYNSKAVSLKDEVIGDLSLKSSVSPVQSTVACTKKDTTIEEYSLFSASNGARFSFF; encoded by the exons ATGTATGGGAAGTCTTTACAGCAGGAAGGAGGGGGTGGGTACCTCACTAGCAAGCTGGGAACCTCAAAAGATGATGAATCGGTGGTAGTCTCTTGCAGTGGTCAAGATGATGTCCAAGACCCATCTGTCCATCCTTGGGGAGGTCTGGCAACAACTAAAGATGGGATACTGACACTTTTAGATTGCTTTCTAGATGGAAAGTCTCTTGGGGCGCTCCAAAAT GTTTTTGACAGTGCACGTGCGAGGGAACGGGAACGCGAGTTGCTTTACCCTGATGCATGCGGTGGGGGTGGTCGGGGTTGGATAAGCCAAGGAATTGCGAATTATGGCAGAGTGCATGGAACCAGAGAAACATGTGCTTTACACACAGCTAGGCTTTCTTGTGACACGCTGGTGGATTTCTGGTCAGCACTGGGTGATGAAACAAGGCACTCTCTACTACGAATGAAAGAGGAGGATTTTATTGAGAGGCTCATGTATAG GTTTGACAGCAAGAGGTTTTGCAGAGATTGCAGAAGGAATGTTATTCGTGAGTTCAAGGAGCTGAAGGAACTGAAGCGCATGCGAAGGGAACCTCGCTGCACCAATTGGTTTTGTGTTGCAGACACAGCCTTTCAGTATGAA GTATCAGAAGACACGGTTCAAGCTGATTGGCACCAATCCTTCACAGATGTGGTTGGAACGTATCATCACTTTGAATGGGCTGTTGGAACCGGAGAAGGAAAATCTGACATTTTGGAGTTTGAAGATGTTGGTACAAATGGAAGTGTTCAAGTGAATGGCCTCGATCTTGGCGGCTTGACCGCATGCTTTATTACATTGAGGGCTTGGAGGCTAGATGGTCGCTGCACCGAACTTACGGTAAAAGCCCACGCATTGAAGGGCCAACCGTGTGTACATCGCAGGCTTATAGTGGGGGATGGGTTCGTTACTATAACAAAGGGAGAAAGTATCAGAAGTTTCTTTGAGCATGCTGAAGAAGCCGAGGAAGAAGAG GATGATGATTCCATGGACAAGGATGGAAATGAGCTGGATGGAGATGGTTCCCGCCCGCAAAAACATGCAAAGAGTCCTGAACTTGCTCGAGAATTTCTTCTAGATGCTGCCACTGTTATTTTCAAAGAGCAG GTAGAAAAGGCTTTCAGAGAAGGAACAGCACGGCAAAATGCACATAGCATATTTGTTTGCCTTGCCTTAAAATTGCTGGAGGAGCGTGTTCATGTTGCATGCAAAGAAATCATCACATTAGAAAAGCAG ATGAAGCTTCTTgaagaagaggagaaagagaagcGTGAAGAAGAAGAGCGTAAGGAGAGGAGGAGaacaaaggaaagagaaaagaaactcagaagaaaagagagactaaaaggaaaagaaagggagagagaaaaacaATGTGTTGACGAACACAAGCAACCTCCCATTGCTTCACTGGTGCCTGCAAAAGAATCATCCTTTAGTGTCCATGATGAGTCACATAACAATTCCAGCTCTGGGGATTCAATTAGTGAAACAGGAGATAATATTCTATCCAGCCCACTTTCTTCTGATATTACAGATGAACAGTCCTCAAATGGGATTGTTGACGGAGAGCTCAGCATAACAGATAGCAATGGTTCTTTTACAATTGAGCAATCAAAATCTTCCAGACGGAAATTTAGATTCAAGAAAGATGTTCTGCTAGATCAAGCTTCCAGGTGGTGTGAGAGACGGCAGCCGATTTCGGTTAACGAGTGTGCTGTTCCGTTTGATGAAACTGACCAAAAGCTACATGGTGACATGTCAATATTGTACAGgtgcatcaatgggccccacaggctGTCAAGAAACAATGGCATAAAGCCCAATGCCAGAAATTGCGGGTCAAAGTTCGGGGAGAAGTTCCACTGCTCCAGCAACAGAATGCGTGATAGACACGATTTCCATTCCTGCAGGTGTAACCTACATACTGATTACAGATCAAAGAGTGGGCAACCTGTCCCTCAGATCAGATCAGTTAGGGATTTTAAAACTGGGAATAAGGCAGAATCTGCATTAGATATATCCAGGCCATTCTATCATGGAAGCAGGTACAACAATGGATGCTATGCATCGGATAGTTGTGGAGTTCCTAAAGGCAAGCTTGCCACAAGCAACATTCCTCTGAGTAGAGGAGATGCTGCTCATACCAAGAAAATCTGGGAACCAATGGACTCGAAGAAAAGATATCCTAGAAGCAACTCGGACCCAGATGTTACCTTACGTTCTTCATCTTACAAAGCTGATGCTTATGAGGGAGTTGTATGCAATGGAAATGAGAATGGGTGCCGACAACCCAATGACACATTCAAGTCATTTGATGAGAAGTGTTCATCTGAATTTTCTAGTAATCATGAAGATGGTAGGAAGAAAGCATGCAACTCTACTCCCGGCATGCAAAATGGCTGCGAGAATGGATTCAGCTTCTTGGGACCAAAATCTTCATGCTCAAAAAATGCAGCAGATGATGAAGTTGAAATGAGTTCTGTCATCTCTACCTTTCCCTTTACTACTGCTTCCGATCCATTAATGACCACTTCCAGTTCAGATAACTGCTCATCTTGGCTTAGCGAGGGTGACAGCAGTATTGGCTCTTCAGGTGCTCAAAATGCAGAATCTTCATCGacatctgattcagaagatgcaAGCCAGCAATCGGAAGGTAGAGAAATTTCAACGTGTGGCGAAAGCACATTTCACAATTGCCTGGATGTTGGGGCAGATGGGAAATATAAGACAAGTGGGCCAGAGTCTTTTTCAAGTGGGATGGTCACTGACCAGCTAACAAAAAGTGCCTATAATTCTGAGAACAGCAGAATCTCAGTGGATGCGTGTTCTGAGCAACAGAACATCCCACCAGTGCACAACGAAAGTATGCATTTGCCAATTTTTCCCACGCATTCAACAGTGGGCTACTTTCATCAATGTGCTGCTTCATGGGCAGCAGCTCCTACCAATGGTTTGGTGCCGTTTCATCAGCCCAATCGCTACATATACCATGGACCACTCGGTTATGGTGTACCATCAAACCCATCATCAACCTTCTGCATGCAATATGGCACTCTGCAACCTTTAACAGCTCCCATGCTCAACGTGGGTCAGGTTTCATCGTATCAGATGGCTAACAAAGCCAGCATTGTGAACTCAAAAGACCATACCCAGAATTCTAAATGTGGTGGAGCGCAAGAATCCAATGGTGTTGATTCAGTAGTCACTGATCATTCTCTTGAGAGACCGTTTTCCAATAGATGGCCGCCACAGAAAGCCCCACCGCCTGGACAAGATGGCGGTGGCAGGAACCCTGCAAGATCCAATAATGAGAGCCCAACCTTTTCGTTGTTCCATTTTGGTGGTCCTGTGGCAGTGGCTGCAGGATACAATTCAAAAGCAGTGTCCTTGAAAGATGAAGTTATTGGAGATCTTTCTTTGAAATCATCGGTGTCTCCTGTTCAGTCCACCGTTGCATGCACTAAAAAGGACACAACTATTGAAGAATACAGCTTGTTCTCTGCGAGCAATGGAGCTCGGTTTTCATTCTTCTGA